A stretch of Rhizobium glycinendophyticum DNA encodes these proteins:
- a CDS encoding TraR/DksA family transcriptional regulator, translating into MKQTAQPMDAAHFERMLKARKAEIENRLTKIDTDLSQLKSADSAERAVESENDEVLEEFGQVGEGELRGIDAALDRLHAGTFGTCVSCGEPISVERLQAVPHTPFCKDCAAAR; encoded by the coding sequence ATGAAACAGACAGCACAGCCCATGGACGCTGCGCATTTCGAGCGAATGCTCAAAGCCCGCAAGGCGGAGATCGAGAACCGGCTGACCAAGATCGACACGGATCTCAGTCAGCTCAAAAGCGCCGACAGCGCGGAGCGGGCGGTCGAATCCGAAAACGACGAAGTGTTGGAGGAATTCGGCCAGGTCGGCGAAGGCGAGTTGCGCGGCATCGACGCCGCGTTGGACCGTCTCCATGCCGGCACCTTTGGGACCTGTGTCAGTTGCGGCGAGCCGATCTCGGTCGAACGTCTGCAGGCCGTGCCGCATACGCCATTCTGCAAGGACTGTGCAGCGGCGCGTTGA
- a CDS encoding plant virulence effector HPE1-like domain-containing protein, translating into MRRILRTSMILAAVAGATPALASSIDLVSGLATNGSSVIRVTCAQCPALQPKISRNRYQVPTVASGDQFAEVVDVNGQKKLKRVESWLGGSPVVFMTSAEGWATKGSVIVANAPASDGVDPSATTAAVTNVSLPDGPVQINQAGFELRLK; encoded by the coding sequence ATGCGCCGCATCCTTCGTACATCCATGATCCTGGCTGCAGTGGCTGGTGCAACACCGGCCCTCGCCTCCTCCATCGACCTCGTGAGCGGCCTCGCGACGAACGGCTCAAGCGTCATCCGGGTCACCTGTGCACAGTGCCCGGCCCTCCAGCCGAAGATTTCCCGAAACCGGTACCAGGTTCCGACCGTGGCGTCGGGCGACCAGTTTGCCGAAGTGGTGGACGTAAACGGCCAGAAGAAGCTTAAGCGCGTGGAAAGCTGGCTCGGTGGCTCGCCTGTCGTGTTCATGACGTCTGCCGAGGGCTGGGCGACCAAGGGCTCTGTCATCGTGGCCAATGCCCCTGCTTCGGACGGAGTGGACCCCAGCGCTACCACGGCAGCGGTTACCAATGTTTCGCTTCCCGATGGCCCGGTGCAGATCAACCAGGCAGGCTTCGAGCTTCGGCTGAAGTAA
- a CDS encoding universal stress protein: protein MYKKIVVPVDPAALDKGEKILSKASSLLDDGGEIVLLSVVEDIPGYLAIDMPVDLIEGAIQDAKTKLVGLKDKAAVSARVEIRSGAPAREILASAQEHDADLIIVGSHVPDISNYFIGATADRLVRHSKISVLVDR, encoded by the coding sequence ATGTACAAGAAGATCGTCGTTCCAGTCGATCCAGCAGCGCTCGACAAGGGAGAGAAGATCCTGTCCAAGGCGAGTTCGCTGCTCGACGACGGCGGTGAGATCGTTCTTTTAAGCGTTGTCGAGGATATTCCCGGCTATCTGGCGATCGACATGCCCGTCGATCTCATCGAAGGTGCAATTCAGGACGCCAAAACCAAGCTGGTTGGCCTGAAGGACAAGGCGGCGGTCAGCGCCCGGGTAGAAATTCGCTCCGGTGCACCGGCCCGCGAAATCCTTGCCTCGGCCCAGGAGCATGATGCCGACCTTATCATCGTCGGCTCGCATGTGCCTGACATTTCCAACTACTTCATCGGGGCCACCGCCGACCGGCTGGTGCGCCATTCGAAGATCTCGGTTCTGGTCGATCGCTGA
- a CDS encoding methyl-accepting chemotaxis protein, translated as MKNLRISLQLFVLIGGMMAAFATATYFEVRSATATIYQQRYELLRTQVESALSILQDFNDRAVAGEFSVDEAKTRAYALLNKMKFEPDGYFFGYDYDVVMVFHPTSKDVGKSNKGKADGNGFAYRDEMVRLGQAGGGFVEFIGPKPGKDPEDRTYPKAAYAKAFEPWKLVVATGLYTDDLKAEIRASIIKTVSVSLGIFAAALIAAYFVVRGITRPLNAIHDALEAVADENVSIAIPHTDMSNEVGMMAKATQSLQEKIRERHALAARQEEQQRELDGERQQNSEMQLADARQQAHVVATIGASLANLADGDLTVRCADLGPKYAGLRDNFNEALARLEEAMARVNLKGNDIAVSKEEIRRASGELATRTERQAANLEETSAALDELTVAVRQTADGAREAASRVGAVSGEAKQSDEIVTRAINAMSGIEQSSAEITKIIGVIDEIAFQTNLLALNAGVEAARAGESGKGFAVVAQEVRELAQRSAAAAKEIKDQIARSSAQVEQGVQLVGQTGEALKRISDQIASANDIVSKISHSAQEQDTTLRSISSSMNQLDQATQQNAAMAEETTASAEVLANDTGDLLNLIRSFKTSESGSGQHGGHQPMRKAG; from the coding sequence ATGAAAAATCTCCGTATTTCCCTCCAACTCTTCGTGCTGATCGGCGGCATGATGGCGGCCTTCGCCACCGCCACCTATTTCGAAGTGCGGTCCGCAACCGCCACCATTTATCAGCAACGCTACGAATTGCTGCGGACCCAGGTGGAGTCGGCGCTTTCCATTCTCCAGGATTTCAACGACCGCGCCGTTGCTGGCGAATTTTCGGTCGACGAAGCCAAGACCCGCGCCTATGCCCTGCTGAACAAGATGAAGTTCGAGCCGGACGGCTATTTCTTCGGCTACGACTATGATGTCGTGATGGTCTTCCATCCGACATCCAAGGACGTGGGCAAGAGCAACAAGGGCAAGGCGGACGGAAACGGATTTGCCTATCGTGACGAGATGGTGCGCCTCGGCCAGGCCGGCGGCGGCTTCGTCGAATTCATCGGGCCGAAGCCGGGCAAGGATCCGGAAGATCGCACCTATCCGAAAGCTGCCTACGCCAAGGCCTTCGAGCCATGGAAGCTCGTGGTCGCCACCGGCCTCTACACGGACGACCTGAAGGCTGAAATCCGGGCCAGCATCATCAAGACCGTCAGCGTTTCGCTTGGCATTTTTGCCGCGGCTCTGATTGCTGCCTATTTCGTGGTGCGCGGCATCACCCGCCCGCTCAACGCCATCCATGATGCGCTGGAAGCGGTGGCGGACGAAAACGTCTCGATCGCCATTCCGCACACGGACATGAGCAATGAAGTCGGCATGATGGCCAAGGCGACCCAGAGCCTGCAGGAAAAGATCCGCGAGCGCCATGCGCTTGCTGCCCGCCAGGAAGAACAGCAGCGCGAACTGGATGGCGAGCGCCAGCAGAATTCGGAAATGCAGCTCGCAGACGCGCGCCAGCAGGCGCATGTCGTGGCCACGATCGGTGCATCGCTTGCCAATCTGGCGGACGGTGACCTGACCGTGCGCTGCGCCGATCTCGGCCCGAAATATGCCGGCTTGCGCGACAACTTCAACGAGGCGCTGGCGCGTCTCGAAGAAGCCATGGCCCGGGTCAACCTCAAGGGCAACGACATTGCCGTGTCGAAAGAAGAGATCCGCCGCGCCTCCGGCGAGCTTGCCACCCGCACAGAACGCCAGGCCGCGAACCTCGAGGAAACCTCGGCCGCGCTCGACGAGCTCACGGTAGCCGTTAGACAGACTGCCGACGGTGCCCGGGAAGCGGCGAGCCGTGTCGGTGCGGTTAGCGGCGAAGCAAAGCAGAGCGACGAGATCGTCACCCGCGCGATCAATGCAATGAGCGGCATCGAGCAGTCGTCGGCCGAGATCACGAAGATCATCGGCGTGATCGACGAGATCGCCTTTCAGACCAACCTTCTGGCGCTGAATGCCGGCGTCGAAGCGGCACGCGCCGGCGAAAGCGGCAAGGGTTTTGCGGTTGTTGCCCAGGAGGTGCGCGAGCTTGCCCAGCGCTCTGCTGCTGCCGCCAAGGAGATCAAGGACCAGATCGCCCGCTCGTCCGCCCAGGTCGAACAGGGCGTACAACTGGTGGGTCAGACAGGCGAGGCGCTGAAGCGTATCTCCGACCAGATCGCCAGCGCCAACGACATCGTTTCGAAGATCTCCCACAGCGCGCAGGAGCAGGACACCACCCTGCGCTCGATCTCGTCCTCGATGAACCAGCTCGATCAGGCGACACAGCAGAACGCCGCCATGGCGGAAGAGACTACGGCATCGGCCGAGGTTCTCGCCAACGACACTGGCGATCTCCTGAACCTGATCCGCAGCTTCAAGACCAGCGAGTCGGGAAGCGGCCAGCATGGTGGCCACCAGCCGATGCGCAAGGCCGGCTGA
- a CDS encoding Tex family protein, with the protein MADDIKSIAALIATEINARPEQVTAAVALLDEGATVPFIARYRKEVTGGLDDTQLRNLAERLIYLRELAARRKSIFESIDSQGKMTDELARKIAQVATKAELEDLYLPYKPKRRTRAEIAREKGLQPLADAILADRTSDPQQLAAGYITEEVPDVKTALEGARDIIAEQISENADLIGRLRNDMKDRAILYSKLVDGKAEAGAKFADYFDHSERWATVPGHRALAMLRGWNEEFLSLSIEVDRDDTAPVKPSQRTIAAAYGISGKGPADQWLLEVAGWTWRVKLSVSLSLDLMRELRERAEEEAIHVFARNLKDLLLAAPAGSRPTMGLDPGIRTGVKVAVVDGTGKVVETTTVYPFPPKNDIRGTQAELASLIRKHKVELISIGNGTGSRETEKLVSDMLAQFPSTAPKPTKVIVSEAGASVYSASETAAKEFPNLDVSLRGAVSIARRLQDPLAELVKIEPKSIGVGQYQHDVDQGKLGRSLDAVVEDAVNAVGVDLNTASAPLLARVSGLGKTTAEAIVAHRDATGAFESRKDLLKVPRLGARTFEQCAGFLRIPNGKEPLDASSVHPEAYGVAKKIVAACGRDLRSLMGDSATLKSLDPKRFIDEQFGLPTVKDILAELEKPGRDPRPSFKTATFAEGVEEITDLKIGMTLEGTVTNVAAFGAFVDIGVHQDGLVHVSQLADRFVKDPHEVVKAGDVVKVRVVEVDVKRKRIALTMRKDGGEAQAPSMRGDARGNANAMKHSNARPPKPEQPAMGGLGAALAEAMRKK; encoded by the coding sequence ATGGCCGACGACATCAAGAGCATTGCCGCCCTCATCGCCACCGAGATCAACGCCCGACCCGAGCAGGTGACGGCGGCTGTCGCCCTGCTGGACGAGGGTGCCACGGTTCCCTTCATCGCACGCTACCGCAAGGAAGTGACCGGCGGTCTCGACGACACCCAACTGCGCAATCTCGCTGAACGGCTGATCTATCTGCGCGAGCTTGCCGCCCGCCGCAAGTCGATCTTTGAAAGCATCGATAGCCAGGGCAAGATGACCGACGAGCTCGCCCGCAAGATCGCCCAGGTCGCGACCAAGGCCGAGCTCGAAGACCTCTATCTCCCTTACAAGCCTAAACGCCGTACCCGCGCCGAGATTGCCCGCGAAAAGGGTCTGCAGCCGCTTGCCGATGCGATCCTCGCCGACCGCACGAGCGATCCGCAGCAGCTCGCAGCCGGTTACATCACCGAAGAGGTGCCGGACGTGAAGACGGCGCTCGAAGGCGCCCGCGACATCATTGCCGAGCAGATCTCGGAAAACGCCGATCTCATCGGCCGCCTGCGCAACGACATGAAGGATCGCGCGATCCTCTATTCGAAGCTCGTCGACGGCAAGGCGGAGGCCGGCGCCAAGTTTGCCGACTATTTCGACCATTCCGAACGCTGGGCAACCGTCCCTGGCCACCGGGCGCTGGCGATGCTGCGCGGCTGGAACGAGGAGTTTCTCTCGCTCTCGATCGAAGTCGATCGCGATGACACGGCCCCGGTGAAGCCCAGCCAGCGGACGATCGCCGCTGCCTATGGCATTTCCGGCAAGGGCCCCGCCGACCAATGGCTGCTCGAGGTCGCCGGCTGGACCTGGCGCGTCAAGCTTTCCGTGTCCCTCTCGCTCGACCTGATGCGCGAATTGCGCGAGCGGGCCGAGGAAGAAGCAATCCACGTCTTTGCCCGCAATCTGAAGGACCTGCTGCTGGCGGCCCCGGCAGGCTCGCGTCCGACCATGGGTCTCGACCCCGGCATCCGCACCGGCGTCAAGGTCGCCGTGGTCGATGGCACGGGTAAGGTGGTGGAAACGACGACCGTCTATCCCTTCCCGCCGAAGAACGACATCCGCGGCACCCAGGCCGAACTGGCTTCGCTGATCCGCAAGCACAAGGTCGAGCTGATCTCGATCGGCAATGGCACGGGCAGTCGCGAGACGGAAAAGCTGGTGTCCGACATGCTCGCCCAGTTCCCGTCGACGGCGCCGAAGCCCACCAAGGTCATCGTGTCTGAAGCCGGTGCCTCGGTCTATTCGGCCTCGGAAACCGCCGCCAAGGAGTTCCCCAATCTCGACGTGTCGCTCCGCGGCGCCGTCTCGATTGCGCGCCGCCTGCAGGATCCGCTGGCCGAACTCGTCAAGATCGAGCCGAAGTCGATCGGTGTTGGCCAGTACCAGCATGACGTCGATCAGGGCAAACTCGGCCGCTCACTCGATGCCGTTGTCGAAGATGCCGTCAACGCCGTCGGCGTCGATCTCAACACCGCATCCGCCCCGCTGCTCGCGCGCGTTTCCGGTCTCGGCAAGACGACAGCGGAAGCCATTGTCGCCCATCGCGACGCGACCGGCGCATTCGAAAGCCGCAAGGATCTCTTGAAAGTTCCGCGCCTCGGCGCCCGTACCTTCGAACAATGCGCCGGCTTCTTGCGCATCCCGAACGGCAAGGAGCCGCTCGATGCCTCCTCCGTTCACCCGGAAGCTTACGGCGTGGCGAAGAAGATCGTCGCCGCCTGCGGCCGCGACCTGCGCTCGCTGATGGGCGACAGCGCCACCTTGAAAAGCCTCGACCCCAAGCGCTTCATCGATGAGCAGTTCGGCCTGCCGACGGTCAAGGACATCCTCGCCGAACTCGAAAAGCCGGGTCGCGACCCGCGGCCAAGCTTCAAGACGGCGACCTTTGCCGAAGGTGTGGAGGAGATCACTGACCTCAAGATAGGCATGACGCTAGAAGGCACAGTCACCAATGTCGCCGCCTTCGGCGCCTTCGTCGATATCGGCGTGCATCAGGATGGCCTCGTCCACGTCTCTCAGCTTGCCGATCGCTTCGTCAAGGATCCGCATGAGGTGGTGAAGGCCGGCGATGTCGTGAAAGTCCGCGTCGTAGAGGTCGACGTCAAGCGCAAGCGCATCGCGCTCACCATGCGCAAGGATGGCGGCGAGGCTCAAGCGCCATCGATGCGTGGCGATGCCCGCGGCAATGCCAATGCGATGAAACATTCCAACGCCCGCCCGCCAAAGCCGGAACAGCCGGCCATGGGCGGCCTGGGTGCAGCGCTCGCCGAGGCTATGCGCAAGAAGTAA
- the purD gene encoding phosphoribosylamine--glycine ligase translates to MKVLLIGSGGREHALAWKIAQSPLLTKLYAAPGNPGIAEEAELVSLDTDDHAAVVSFCKDKGIDFVVVGPEAPLVAGIADRLREAGIAVFGPSAAAAQLEGSKGFTKDVCARFNIPTGAYQRFNNAPKAKAYVRQQGAPIVIKADGLAAGKGVTVAMTLDEALAAIDDCFEGAFGAAGAEVVVEAFLDGEEASFFCLSDGKCLLPLATAQDHKRVGDGDTGPNTGGMGAYSPAPVMTAEMVERTMKEIIEPTLRGMAEMGHPFQGVFFAGLMITEKGPELIEYNVRFGDPECQVLMMRLKSDLLPILYASATGTLDQIKAEWSDDPALTVVLASKGYPGAYEKATPIAALPQAELGAKVFHAGTALKNGQLVATGGRVLNATARGATVAAAQAAAYDLVDAVNWENGFCRRDIGWRAIARENS, encoded by the coding sequence ATGAAGGTTTTGTTGATCGGGTCGGGTGGACGCGAACATGCGCTGGCCTGGAAGATCGCCCAGTCGCCACTGCTGACCAAGCTCTATGCGGCCCCCGGCAATCCCGGCATCGCCGAAGAGGCGGAACTCGTTTCACTCGACACCGATGATCACGCTGCGGTGGTCTCGTTCTGCAAGGACAAGGGCATCGACTTCGTCGTCGTCGGGCCGGAAGCACCGCTGGTCGCTGGCATTGCCGACCGTCTGCGTGAGGCCGGCATTGCCGTCTTCGGACCCTCTGCCGCTGCGGCCCAGCTCGAGGGCTCCAAGGGCTTTACCAAGGATGTCTGCGCCCGCTTCAACATCCCGACCGGGGCGTACCAGCGCTTCAACAATGCACCGAAAGCAAAAGCCTATGTGCGCCAGCAGGGTGCACCGATCGTCATCAAGGCCGATGGGCTTGCCGCCGGCAAGGGTGTCACGGTTGCGATGACGCTGGACGAGGCGCTGGCCGCCATCGACGACTGCTTCGAGGGCGCTTTTGGGGCTGCCGGCGCTGAAGTCGTGGTCGAGGCTTTTCTCGACGGCGAGGAAGCAAGCTTCTTCTGCCTATCAGACGGCAAGTGCCTTCTGCCACTTGCCACGGCTCAGGACCACAAGCGCGTGGGCGACGGCGATACCGGCCCGAATACCGGCGGCATGGGCGCCTATTCTCCTGCGCCCGTCATGACTGCGGAGATGGTCGAGCGGACGATGAAGGAGATCATCGAGCCGACCCTGCGGGGCATGGCCGAGATGGGACATCCCTTCCAGGGCGTGTTCTTCGCCGGATTGATGATCACCGAAAAGGGTCCGGAACTCATCGAATACAATGTCCGCTTCGGCGATCCGGAATGCCAGGTGCTGATGATGCGGCTGAAGAGCGATCTGTTGCCGATCCTCTACGCCTCTGCCACCGGCACGCTGGATCAGATCAAGGCCGAATGGAGCGATGACCCGGCGCTGACCGTGGTTCTCGCCTCAAAGGGTTATCCCGGCGCTTACGAAAAGGCGACGCCGATCGCTGCCCTGCCGCAAGCCGAGCTGGGCGCCAAGGTTTTCCATGCAGGAACGGCACTCAAGAACGGCCAGTTGGTGGCGACCGGCGGACGTGTGCTGAACGCCACGGCGCGCGGTGCGACCGTGGCTGCGGCTCAGGCTGCGGCCTACGACCTCGTGGACGCGGTCAACTGGGAGAACGGATTTTGCCGCCGGGATATCGGCTGGCGGGCAATTGCGCGCGAAAATTCTTGA